A single genomic interval of Polaribacter vadi harbors:
- the gldC gene encoding gliding motility protein GldC produces the protein MSVKHNSEVKFKIGLDENKVPEEISWSAIDGGINQEPSKAVMISVWDHKKKDTLRMDLWTKDMPVDEMKQFYHQTLVSMAESFERATDDAKMGATMKDFCDYFAEKLELKK, from the coding sequence ATGTCAGTAAAGCATAATTCAGAAGTAAAATTTAAAATTGGTTTAGACGAAAATAAAGTTCCAGAAGAAATTTCTTGGAGTGCAATTGATGGTGGAATTAATCAAGAACCCTCTAAAGCAGTGATGATTTCTGTTTGGGATCACAAGAAAAAAGATACCTTACGTATGGATTTGTGGACCAAAGATATGCCTGTAGATGAAATGAAACAGTTTTATCATCAAACCTTAGTTTCTATGGCAGAATCTTTTGAGAGAGCTACAGATGATGCAAAAATGGGAGCAACAATGAAAGATTTTTGTGATTATTTTGCAGAAAAATTAGAACTTAAAAAATAA
- the folK gene encoding 2-amino-4-hydroxy-6-hydroxymethyldihydropteridine diphosphokinase, with amino-acid sequence MNIQRTTYLSLGTNQGNKLENLQNAIDLIADKVGSILKVSSVYKTASWGFDSDDFFNICIKVTTIHPPEKLMQLLLHIEKALGRQRKDTKAYADRNIDIDILLIEDQVIFSKNLIVPHSKMLERKFVLVPLAEIASAVIHPIEKKELAVCLLNCTDASEISLVNEKLKRPIPITEKYNYIAIEGNIGAGKTSLANLVSEEFNAKLILERFADNPFLPKFYEDKERYAFPLEMSFLADRYQQLSDDLAQLDLFKNFVVSDYYIFKSLIFAQITLQKEEYKLYRKMFDLMYKEITKPDLYVYLYQNTDRLLENIKNRGRDYEQNIQPDYLQKIHDGYKSFISTQQNLNALIIDVSEIDFVHNPEDYEDVINQIKKA; translated from the coding sequence TTGAATATTCAAAGAACTACATATTTATCATTAGGTACAAACCAAGGCAATAAATTGGAAAACCTACAAAATGCAATTGATTTAATTGCTGATAAAGTTGGTTCTATTTTAAAAGTGTCTTCTGTTTACAAAACGGCTTCTTGGGGTTTTGATAGCGATGATTTCTTTAATATTTGTATTAAAGTAACGACCATTCATCCACCAGAAAAATTAATGCAACTCCTTTTACATATTGAAAAAGCATTAGGTAGACAAAGAAAAGATACTAAAGCATATGCTGATAGAAATATTGATATTGATATTTTACTTATTGAAGATCAAGTTATCTTTTCTAAAAATTTAATTGTGCCACATTCAAAAATGTTGGAGCGTAAGTTTGTATTAGTTCCTTTGGCTGAAATTGCAAGTGCTGTAATTCATCCCATAGAAAAAAAAGAATTGGCTGTTTGTTTGCTAAATTGTACTGATGCTTCAGAAATTTCTTTGGTGAATGAAAAACTAAAAAGACCAATTCCTATAACTGAAAAGTATAATTATATTGCTATTGAAGGGAATATTGGTGCAGGAAAAACATCGTTAGCAAATTTAGTTTCAGAAGAGTTTAATGCAAAATTGATTTTAGAACGTTTTGCAGACAATCCTTTTTTACCAAAATTTTACGAAGATAAAGAGCGTTATGCATTTCCTTTAGAAATGAGTTTTCTGGCAGATCGTTATCAACAATTGTCTGATGATTTAGCTCAATTAGATTTGTTTAAAAACTTTGTGGTTTCTGATTATTATATTTTTAAATCGTTAATTTTTGCTCAAATTACATTGCAGAAAGAAGAATATAAATTGTACAGGAAAATGTTCGATTTAATGTATAAAGAAATTACAAAACCCGATTTATATGTGTATTTGTATCAAAACACAGATCGTCTTTTAGAGAATATTAAAAATCGTGGTAGAGATTATGAGCAAAATATTCAACCAGATTATTTGCAAAAAATTCACGATGGTTATAAAAGTTTTATAAGCACACAGCAAAACTTGAACGCCTTAATTATTGATGTTTCAGAAATTGATTTTGTTCACAATCCAGAGGATTATGAAGATGTTATTAATCAAATAAAAAAGGCGTAA